A single window of Undibacterium sp. 5I1 DNA harbors:
- a CDS encoding methyltransferase domain-containing protein, which produces MLIKRKSIEAEANYRSGPRAAGSTAQKPARKAKFAPITLSELDGVRYLHFGTEWVQGAMRLRKPDWLELEYAQQMMAWMLFATDPKYIVQLGLGTGALTKFCYRQFPMARITAVDLNPAVIAICESMFKLPANDERLHVVEMDALDFVNDPSNEGQIDIMQVDLYDATAKGPVLDTAEFYEACAACLTPNGLLTVNLFGDHPSYAKNLKALRFVFDRVLCLPEVHDGNVVAIAFKSAIKLDFPVLYERAAIIKEISKLPAKSWVDGLKETTKSA; this is translated from the coding sequence ATGCTAATCAAACGAAAATCCATAGAAGCCGAAGCCAACTATCGCTCCGGCCCCAGAGCTGCTGGTAGTACAGCACAAAAACCAGCACGTAAAGCCAAATTTGCCCCAATCACTTTGTCTGAACTGGATGGCGTGCGCTATCTGCATTTTGGTACGGAGTGGGTACAAGGTGCGATGCGCTTGCGCAAACCCGACTGGCTGGAGCTGGAATACGCGCAACAAATGATGGCCTGGATGTTGTTCGCCACCGACCCTAAGTACATTGTGCAATTAGGTCTGGGCACGGGTGCATTGACCAAATTCTGTTATCGCCAGTTTCCCATGGCGCGGATTACCGCAGTTGATCTGAACCCGGCTGTCATCGCCATTTGCGAAAGCATGTTTAAGTTGCCGGCCAATGATGAACGTCTTCATGTTGTTGAAATGGACGCCTTAGATTTTGTCAATGATCCGTCCAATGAAGGACAAATCGATATCATGCAAGTCGATTTATATGACGCGACGGCTAAAGGTCCGGTATTAGATACCGCAGAATTTTATGAAGCCTGCGCTGCTTGCCTGACACCAAACGGACTCTTAACGGTGAATTTATTTGGCGACCATCCAAGCTATGCTAAAAATTTAAAAGCACTACGATTTGTTTTTGATCGCGTACTTTGTTTGCCAGAAGTACACGATGGTAACGTCGTCGCTATTGCCTTCAAATCTGCCATCAAACTCGATTTTCCGGTACTGTATGAGCGTGCAGCAATCATCAAAGAAATCAGTAAACTCCCCGCAAAATCTTGGGTGGATGGATTAAAAGAAACCACAAAGTCCGCCTGA